The following coding sequences are from one Geothrix sp. window:
- a CDS encoding energy transducer TonB, with translation MSHLASNPSAPRVGGPPALGAPVPDLPPTLQPAAIFRAAPPRDRRLSALVTLNVYGGLLLLVWAWSRPPGAGRLREAPRQTMTLHLEEPPAQGAPSPSPLIQAGAASPEHAVSALTFTPDPIASDLILPMSDALHDLPEPSQTHPVPVDPGPVTHAGVGHGTGPGGSAGKGFPKESGRTMFRAVPGLNPGLDLNDLEVIHEEIPSYPFLAEWGRIQGDVVVRVTINEKGFPIRTELQEGPEALQSETMRAVKLWRFGRGIFRGQKVDATFDMTFRYILRESSRATSPAQGQPRSGSGTR, from the coding sequence TTGTCCCACCTTGCCTCCAATCCATCTGCTCCTCGGGTGGGCGGTCCCCCCGCCCTTGGCGCCCCCGTTCCGGATCTTCCCCCCACCCTCCAGCCAGCGGCCATCTTCCGGGCGGCACCTCCGCGGGATCGGCGGCTCAGCGCCCTGGTGACCCTGAATGTCTATGGGGGGCTGCTGCTGCTGGTCTGGGCCTGGAGCCGCCCCCCTGGTGCCGGGCGGCTCCGGGAGGCCCCGCGGCAGACCATGACCCTTCATCTCGAGGAACCCCCCGCTCAGGGCGCGCCGAGCCCGAGCCCCTTGATCCAGGCCGGTGCCGCCTCCCCGGAGCACGCAGTCAGCGCGCTCACGTTCACTCCGGATCCGATCGCTTCGGACCTGATCCTGCCGATGTCCGACGCGTTACATGACCTGCCGGAACCATCCCAGACCCATCCGGTGCCCGTGGATCCCGGCCCTGTGACCCATGCTGGAGTGGGCCACGGGACCGGGCCGGGGGGCAGCGCTGGGAAGGGGTTTCCCAAAGAATCGGGACGGACCATGTTCCGCGCCGTCCCGGGCCTGAATCCGGGGTTGGATCTGAACGACCTGGAGGTAATCCACGAAGAGATCCCGTCCTACCCATTCCTGGCTGAATGGGGGCGGATCCAGGGAGACGTGGTGGTGCGGGTCACGATCAACGAGAAGGGTTTCCCCATTCGCACCGAACTGCAGGAGGGGCCCGAGGCCCTTCAGTCCGAGACGATGCGGGCCGTGAAGCTCTGGCGCTTCGGTCGCGGAATCTTCCGCGGCCAGAAGGTGGATGCCACCTTCGACATGACCTTCCGCTACATCCTTCGTGAGAGCTCTAGAGCGACCTCGCCAGCTCAAGGCCAGCCTCGGTCCGGCTCAGGTACCAGGTGA
- the nth gene encoding endonuclease III produces the protein MSLPKSKPRPKPGDLQARLRSAYPDARCALDHADPFQLVVATILSAQCTDARVNLTTPALFARFPDAASLAGARLEELEGLIRSTGFYHNKARNLIGLGQALMARHGGVVPSDPAALGALPGVGQKTANVVLANAFGVPALAVDTHIFRVARRLGLSRATTPEKVEADLCRRFPREDWIELHHQLIFHGRRVCDARRPDCGACTLLDLCPTGLGKAKDPHLGVKLQASVPGLPASAISPPTSSASGSLRIVSLVPSVTELLVQWGLAAQLVGRTRYCIEPRWIRNSVPTVGGTKDPDLRRIRDLAPDLVILERDENPKEVAEALTALGLPWLALEIRSVKDCAAALRQLGARLGVPEAAELRATALETALKGRRRKGPRTLALVWKEPWMSAGPDTYIGDLLRQGNLTPIGPDRYPVLTEEDLQDLAPRLILLPSEPYRFNRRHQTELQKRFPSAEVRLVDGRALTWYLSRTEAGLELARSL, from the coding sequence ATGAGCCTTCCCAAGTCCAAGCCCAGGCCCAAGCCCGGTGATCTCCAGGCCCGCCTGCGCAGCGCCTATCCCGACGCCCGCTGCGCCTTGGACCACGCGGATCCCTTCCAGCTGGTGGTGGCCACCATCCTGAGCGCCCAGTGCACAGATGCCCGGGTGAACCTCACCACGCCGGCCCTCTTCGCCCGCTTCCCCGACGCCGCCAGCCTGGCAGGAGCCCGCCTGGAGGAACTGGAAGGTCTCATCCGCTCCACGGGCTTCTACCACAACAAGGCCCGGAACCTCATCGGCCTCGGCCAGGCCTTGATGGCGCGGCACGGCGGCGTGGTGCCTTCGGATCCGGCGGCCCTGGGCGCCCTGCCGGGCGTGGGCCAGAAGACCGCCAACGTGGTGCTGGCCAATGCCTTCGGCGTGCCCGCCCTGGCCGTGGACACCCACATCTTCCGCGTGGCGCGGCGCCTGGGGCTGTCCAGGGCCACCACGCCGGAGAAGGTGGAGGCCGACCTCTGCCGCCGCTTCCCGCGGGAGGACTGGATCGAGCTGCACCACCAGCTCATCTTCCACGGCCGCCGCGTCTGCGATGCCCGCCGCCCCGACTGCGGCGCCTGCACCCTGCTGGATCTCTGCCCCACGGGGCTGGGCAAGGCGAAAGACCCGCACCTGGGTGTGAAACTCCAGGCTTCGGTTCCCGGCCTCCCGGCCAGCGCCATCAGTCCTCCGACGTCTTCTGCCAGCGGCTCCCTGCGCATCGTGAGCCTGGTGCCCTCAGTCACCGAACTCCTGGTGCAGTGGGGCCTGGCCGCGCAACTCGTGGGCCGCACCCGCTACTGCATCGAGCCCCGGTGGATCCGCAACTCCGTACCCACCGTGGGCGGCACCAAGGATCCTGACCTCCGCCGCATCCGTGACCTGGCACCGGATCTGGTGATCCTCGAGCGCGACGAGAACCCGAAGGAGGTCGCCGAGGCCCTGACAGCCCTGGGCCTCCCCTGGCTGGCCCTCGAGATCCGCAGCGTGAAGGATTGCGCGGCGGCGCTCCGCCAGCTGGGTGCGAGGCTGGGCGTCCCGGAGGCCGCCGAGCTTCGCGCAACCGCGCTGGAGACCGCCCTGAAGGGTCGCCGCCGCAAGGGCCCCCGCACCTTGGCCCTGGTCTGGAAGGAGCCCTGGATGAGCGCCGGGCCGGACACCTACATTGGCGACCTCCTGCGCCAGGGCAACCTCACGCCCATCGGCCCGGATCGCTACCCAGTGCTAACTGAAGAGGATCTGCAGGACCTCGCCCCCCGGCTCATCCTGCTGCCCAGCGAACCCTATCGCTTCAACCGCCGGCACCAGACCGAACTGCAAAAGCGCTTCCCGTCCGCCGAGGTGCGCCTCGTGGATGGCCGTGCCCTCACCTGGTACCTGAGCCGGACCGAGGCTGGCCTTGAGCTGGCGAGGTCGCTCTAG
- a CDS encoding bifunctional 5,10-methylenetetrahydrofolate dehydrogenase/5,10-methenyltetrahydrofolate cyclohydrolase, with amino-acid sequence MPTTLTGKLDCQETARHYFELVRSNVKKLGFSPGLGIVLGSQDTGSLTYQRWLMKDCEDAGINASDLRVENGMQLVKLVARLNQDEKTHGVFIFYPLRYQEIKDDEVMDLVDPGKDIEGLHAINIGFLNKYRKRMDDGTQHRCMTPCTARAVVKTLKRGFGEAWLAGKTVLVINDSLRIGRPLTAMVANLKATPILCHANTNPAHLEGFIRMADVIVSAVPAPGYQINTDWIKDGALCFDLSGEGNFDYEALARRGIPYTDTTKNSVGKVTRAMALLNLTYAAGLE; translated from the coding sequence ATGCCCACCACCCTGACGGGAAAGCTCGACTGCCAGGAAACCGCCCGCCACTACTTCGAGCTGGTGCGCTCCAACGTGAAGAAGCTGGGATTCTCCCCGGGACTGGGCATCGTCCTGGGCAGCCAGGACACCGGCAGCCTCACCTACCAGCGCTGGCTCATGAAGGACTGCGAGGACGCGGGCATCAACGCCTCGGACCTGCGGGTGGAGAACGGCATGCAGCTGGTGAAGCTGGTGGCCCGCCTCAACCAGGATGAGAAGACCCACGGCGTGTTCATCTTCTACCCCCTGCGCTACCAGGAGATCAAGGATGACGAGGTGATGGACCTGGTGGATCCCGGCAAGGACATCGAGGGCCTGCACGCCATCAACATCGGCTTCCTGAACAAGTACCGGAAGCGCATGGACGATGGCACCCAGCACCGCTGCATGACGCCCTGCACGGCCCGGGCCGTCGTCAAGACGCTGAAGCGGGGCTTCGGCGAGGCCTGGCTGGCGGGGAAGACCGTGCTCGTCATCAACGACAGCCTGCGCATCGGCCGCCCCCTCACGGCCATGGTGGCAAACCTGAAGGCCACGCCCATCCTCTGCCACGCGAACACCAACCCGGCGCACCTGGAGGGCTTCATCCGCATGGCCGACGTCATCGTCAGCGCCGTGCCGGCCCCGGGCTACCAGATCAACACCGACTGGATCAAGGACGGCGCCCTCTGCTTCGACCTGAGCGGCGAGGGCAACTTCGACTACGAGGCCCTGGCTCGCCGGGGCATCCCCTACACGGACACCACCAAGAACAGCGTGGGCAAGGTGACCCGGGCCATGGCCCTCCTGAACCTCACCTACGCGGCCGGGCTGGAGTAG
- a CDS encoding GNAT family N-acetyltransferase: MADALRAGRGLELRPLNLRDAKALFALVEANRPRLDRWLPWPATNLCLQDSRAYILRVRAQGRAGQAQSFGLWWKEQLVGIAGFVWIDAAHRSAAIGYWLAQEAEGHGLMTAAVKALLRHGFRALQLNRIEIRAGVRNHRSRAIPRRLGFRHEGTLRQAERLGDRFVDHAVYGLLTGEWRSR, encoded by the coding sequence ATGGCCGATGCCCTGAGAGCAGGCCGCGGCCTGGAGCTGCGTCCGCTGAACCTGCGCGATGCGAAGGCCCTCTTCGCCCTGGTGGAGGCCAACCGCCCCCGTCTGGACCGCTGGCTGCCCTGGCCCGCGACCAACCTCTGCCTGCAGGACTCCCGGGCCTACATCCTGCGCGTGCGTGCTCAGGGCCGCGCTGGACAGGCCCAGTCCTTCGGCCTCTGGTGGAAGGAACAGCTCGTCGGCATCGCCGGCTTCGTGTGGATCGATGCCGCCCACCGCAGCGCCGCCATCGGCTACTGGCTGGCCCAGGAGGCCGAGGGGCATGGCCTGATGACCGCCGCCGTGAAGGCGCTGCTCCGGCATGGCTTCCGCGCCCTGCAGCTCAACCGCATCGAGATCCGCGCCGGCGTGCGCAACCACCGCAGCCGGGCCATCCCCCGCCGGCTGGGGTTCCGCCACGAGGGCACCCTGCGCCAGGCGGAACGCCTCGGTGACCGCTTCGTGGATCATGCGGTGTACGGGCTGCTGACCGGGGAGTGGCGAAGCCGCTAA
- the kdsA gene encoding 3-deoxy-8-phosphooctulonate synthase: MDFARPFTDQSFFLIAGPCVIESRDHAHLMAGALRDLAEARGIPFIYKSSFDKANRTSASSHRGPGMEGGLDILAEVRSRYGVPVLTDVHESDQCAPAAQAVDVLQIPAFLCRQTDLLVAAAGTGRTVNLKKGQFLAPWDLKHGVEKLQSVPGHGPVWVTERGTTFGYGNLAVDFQSFPHLRKTGCPVIFDATHSVQKPGALGNATGGAREMIPTLARAAATCVDGFFFEVHDCPEKAHSDGPNAMHLDRFGDLLDQLLVLWRAGRAAALQDPAGK, from the coding sequence ATGGACTTCGCCCGACCCTTCACCGACCAGAGCTTCTTCCTCATCGCGGGGCCCTGCGTCATCGAGAGCCGGGATCACGCCCACCTCATGGCCGGCGCCCTGCGGGACCTGGCCGAGGCCCGGGGCATCCCCTTCATCTACAAGTCCAGCTTCGACAAGGCCAACCGCACCAGCGCGAGCAGCCACCGCGGCCCGGGCATGGAGGGCGGCCTGGACATCCTCGCCGAAGTGCGCAGCCGTTACGGCGTGCCGGTGCTGACCGACGTGCACGAGAGCGACCAGTGCGCCCCGGCGGCCCAGGCCGTGGACGTGCTCCAGATCCCCGCCTTCCTCTGCCGCCAGACCGACCTGCTCGTGGCCGCGGCCGGCACGGGCCGCACCGTGAACCTGAAGAAGGGCCAGTTCCTGGCCCCCTGGGACCTGAAGCACGGCGTGGAGAAGCTCCAGTCCGTCCCTGGCCACGGCCCCGTGTGGGTCACCGAGCGGGGCACCACATTCGGCTACGGCAACTTGGCGGTGGACTTCCAGAGCTTCCCCCACCTGCGCAAGACCGGCTGCCCCGTCATCTTCGACGCCACCCACAGCGTGCAGAAGCCCGGCGCCCTGGGGAACGCCACCGGCGGGGCCCGGGAGATGATCCCCACCCTGGCGCGGGCGGCGGCCACCTGCGTGGACGGCTTCTTCTTCGAGGTGCATGACTGCCCCGAGAAGGCCCACAGCGATGGTCCCAACGCCATGCACCTGGACCGCTTCGGCGACCTGCTGGACCAGCTCCTGGTGCTGTGGCGCGCCGGCCGTGCCGCGGCGCTGCAAGATCCCGCCGGGAAGTGA
- a CDS encoding Lrp/AsnC family transcriptional regulator, translating to MAKLLMEDDLNRRLVALLQKDGRMSHAELAERLGVSRPTVIDRVKRLEADGVLGGYAARVSPAAVNKPTVAFVAVRYKDNNEAIEQRFIKALEEEPDILEAHTIAGEDALLLKVVADTPAGIAERLRRIRVLGLMVTTRTTMVLETHWEKAGPSPFPIEGQTKKVKK from the coding sequence ATGGCGAAGCTGCTGATGGAAGACGACCTGAACCGCCGCCTGGTGGCCCTGCTCCAGAAGGACGGCCGCATGAGCCACGCCGAGCTGGCCGAGCGCCTGGGCGTGAGCCGGCCCACGGTCATCGACCGGGTGAAGCGCCTGGAGGCCGATGGCGTGCTGGGGGGCTACGCGGCCCGGGTTTCGCCCGCCGCCGTGAACAAGCCCACGGTGGCCTTCGTGGCGGTGCGCTACAAGGACAACAACGAGGCCATCGAGCAGCGCTTCATCAAGGCGCTGGAGGAGGAGCCGGACATCCTCGAGGCCCACACCATCGCCGGTGAGGACGCGCTGCTGCTGAAGGTGGTGGCCGACACGCCCGCGGGCATCGCCGAGCGGCTGCGCCGCATCCGCGTGCTGGGGCTCATGGTCACCACGCGCACCACCATGGTGCTGGAGACGCACTGGGAGAAGGCCGGCCCAAGCCCCTTCCCCATCGAGGGGCAGACCAAGAAGGTCAAGAAGTGA
- a CDS encoding antibiotic biosynthesis monooxygenase family protein, producing the protein MIAPAPEPPYLAVIFSSQRTEGDQGYGAMAERMVELAREQPGFLGVESARDAEGFGITVSYWQDEAAIANWKAHAEHAVAQRLGWDRWYAEFQLRVCRVERQYGKVPR; encoded by the coding sequence GTGATCGCACCCGCCCCGGAGCCACCCTACCTCGCCGTGATCTTCAGCAGTCAGCGCACCGAAGGGGACCAGGGCTATGGGGCCATGGCCGAGCGCATGGTGGAGCTGGCCCGCGAGCAGCCGGGCTTCCTGGGCGTGGAGAGCGCCCGGGATGCGGAGGGCTTCGGCATCACCGTGTCCTACTGGCAGGACGAGGCCGCCATCGCCAACTGGAAGGCCCATGCCGAGCACGCCGTGGCCCAGCGCCTGGGCTGGGACCGTTGGTACGCGGAATTCCAGCTGCGGGTCTGCCGCGTGGAGCGGCAGTACGGCAAGGTTCCGCGCTGA
- a CDS encoding EamA family transporter: MLAWLAYLTVAVVWGSTYFAIALGLASFTPYGMVAARFSVAAVLALALGRLRGEAWPPWREVFHLMVVGALLLGGSNALVSYAELHVSTGLVAVLAALVPLWLAVFSLAMEPLGPKGWAGIALGIAGVAVLVWPSGGLRIHPGGLVAMVAAPLIWAWGTLHGKHFVHGGGLMTNVGLQMLTAALIGLAVAPLSGGFLRGPVTPKALWAIGYLILFGSLLAFSAYIYLAKAWPPAKMGTYAYLNPLVAVLLGSLILHEAFGLREILGMTIILAAVALVQLRQKPASRAVPSEP, from the coding sequence ATGCTTGCCTGGCTGGCCTACCTCACCGTGGCCGTGGTGTGGGGGTCCACCTACTTCGCCATCGCCCTGGGGCTCGCCTCCTTCACCCCCTACGGCATGGTGGCCGCGCGCTTCTCCGTGGCGGCGGTGCTGGCGCTGGCGCTGGGACGGCTGCGCGGGGAAGCCTGGCCGCCCTGGCGCGAGGTGTTCCATCTCATGGTGGTGGGCGCCCTCCTGCTGGGCGGCTCGAACGCCCTGGTGTCCTACGCCGAGCTGCACGTCTCCACGGGCCTGGTGGCCGTGCTGGCCGCCCTGGTGCCGCTGTGGCTGGCGGTGTTCTCCCTCGCGATGGAGCCGCTCGGGCCCAAGGGCTGGGCGGGCATCGCCCTGGGCATCGCGGGTGTGGCAGTGCTGGTCTGGCCCAGCGGCGGCCTGCGCATCCATCCCGGCGGTCTGGTGGCCATGGTGGCTGCGCCCCTCATCTGGGCCTGGGGCACTCTGCACGGCAAGCACTTCGTCCACGGTGGCGGGCTCATGACCAACGTGGGCCTCCAGATGCTCACTGCGGCGCTCATCGGCCTGGCCGTGGCCCCGCTCTCCGGGGGCTTCCTGCGGGGGCCCGTCACACCCAAGGCGCTCTGGGCCATCGGCTACCTGATCCTCTTCGGATCCCTGCTCGCCTTCTCCGCCTACATCTACCTGGCCAAGGCCTGGCCGCCCGCCAAGATGGGCACCTACGCCTACCTGAACCCCCTGGTCGCCGTGCTGCTCGGCAGCCTCATCCTGCACGAGGCCTTCGGCCTTCGCGAGATCCTGGGGATGACCATCATCCTGGCTGCCGTGGCCCTGGTGCAGCTGCGGCAGAAACCGGCGTCCAGGGCGGTACCCTCGGAACCGTGA
- the nrfD gene encoding NrfD/PsrC family molybdoenzyme membrane anchor subunit — translation MKGLRLPHLTGWRPIATILILAGILAAVARFTLGLGATTNLSDEFPWGLWIGFDFLGIGLAASGFTIVAAVHLFHAEEYEPIVRPAILTAFIGYLLVVLVLIIDLGRPDHFWHPLVMWNPHSVMCEISWCLMLYTTVLSLEFAPIILEKFHIHSPIKWIHAVSLPFMIFGVLLSTLHQSSFGSLYLIVPNRLHALWYTPLLPVLFFISCIASGLSMIVLESIIFSRDGRPFLPTRLRANLAKAIALALAVYFVVRIQDLLSRGGFRDMTTLSYYSVAFWGELLIGFVIPFAMLLFERIRVSQTGLYSASLMVVLGFAFNRMNTAITGLEHYPSQTYFPSIIEIFIMLGITACGFCAFSFIAERLPIFRVEESGDPFHHEALSGVQEPLSESPECEDLRPSQADPISRAQLHGG, via the coding sequence ATGAAAGGCCTGAGACTGCCCCACCTGACCGGCTGGCGGCCCATCGCCACCATCCTCATCCTGGCCGGGATCCTCGCCGCCGTGGCGCGCTTCACCCTCGGGCTCGGGGCGACCACCAACCTGAGCGATGAGTTCCCCTGGGGCCTCTGGATCGGCTTCGACTTCCTCGGAATCGGCCTCGCGGCATCAGGCTTCACGATCGTCGCCGCGGTGCACCTCTTCCATGCCGAGGAGTACGAACCCATCGTGCGGCCCGCCATCCTGACCGCCTTCATCGGGTACCTCCTGGTGGTCCTGGTGCTGATCATCGACCTCGGCCGGCCGGACCACTTCTGGCACCCCCTGGTCATGTGGAACCCACACTCGGTCATGTGCGAGATCAGCTGGTGCCTGATGCTGTACACCACGGTGCTGTCGCTGGAGTTCGCCCCCATCATCCTCGAGAAGTTCCACATCCATTCGCCCATCAAGTGGATCCACGCCGTCTCCCTGCCCTTCATGATCTTCGGCGTCCTCCTGTCGACCCTGCACCAGTCCTCCTTCGGTTCGCTCTACCTGATCGTCCCGAACCGCCTGCATGCGCTTTGGTACACGCCCCTCCTTCCGGTCCTGTTCTTCATCTCGTGCATCGCCTCCGGTCTTTCGATGATCGTCCTGGAGTCCATCATCTTCTCTAGGGATGGGCGCCCCTTCCTGCCGACGCGGCTCCGGGCCAATCTCGCGAAGGCCATCGCGCTCGCTCTGGCGGTGTACTTCGTGGTGCGGATCCAGGACCTGCTGTCCCGGGGCGGGTTCCGGGACATGACCACCCTGAGCTACTACAGCGTGGCGTTCTGGGGAGAGCTTCTGATCGGCTTCGTGATCCCCTTCGCCATGCTGCTCTTCGAGCGGATCCGGGTGTCGCAGACGGGCCTCTATTCCGCGAGCCTGATGGTGGTGCTGGGCTTCGCCTTCAACCGGATGAACACGGCCATCACGGGGCTGGAGCACTATCCGAGCCAGACCTATTTCCCGTCCATCATCGAGATTTTCATCATGCTCGGCATCACGGCCTGCGGTTTCTGCGCCTTCTCCTTCATCGCCGAACGCCTCCCCATCTTCCGGGTTGAGGAATCGGGCGACCCCTTCCACCACGAGGCCCTGAGCGGCGTGCAGGAGCCGCTGTCCGAGTCTCCCGAATGCGAAGACCTGCGTCCTTCGCAAGCGGACCCCATCTCCCGCGCACAGCTCCATGGAGGTTGA
- a CDS encoding 4Fe-4S dicluster domain-containing protein: MTHKKAMLIDISLCVGCNACQAGCKEENGLPPNEEKYLSLTAYTALSKYNDLYVRRMCQHCDVPTCVSVCPVGALTKSGVGPVSYDGEKCIGCRYCLQACPFHVPKYEWSSTKPSIRKCKFCPNRLAKGRPTACAEACPTGATKFGDRDELLIEAARRINAEPGKYVTRIYGEQDVGGTSMLYLSPVPFEELGFDSRLGKIPMPMLTMSALSKVPNVLSVGGVLLAGIWWITNRRTEVQAHESALKQGKTQPQEDDE, from the coding sequence ATGACGCATAAGAAGGCCATGTTGATCGACATCTCGCTCTGCGTGGGCTGCAATGCCTGCCAGGCGGGATGCAAAGAAGAGAACGGGCTTCCTCCCAATGAAGAGAAATACCTCTCTCTTACCGCCTATACCGCGCTGAGCAAGTACAACGATCTTTACGTCCGCCGCATGTGCCAGCACTGCGACGTCCCCACGTGCGTGTCGGTGTGTCCCGTGGGCGCCCTCACCAAATCAGGCGTCGGACCGGTGTCCTATGATGGCGAAAAATGCATCGGCTGCCGCTACTGTCTGCAGGCCTGCCCGTTCCATGTTCCGAAGTACGAATGGAGCAGTACCAAGCCTTCCATCCGCAAGTGCAAATTCTGTCCCAACAGGCTCGCCAAGGGACGGCCGACCGCCTGCGCCGAAGCCTGCCCCACCGGGGCGACGAAATTCGGCGACCGGGACGAGCTGCTGATCGAAGCGGCCCGAAGGATCAACGCTGAACCCGGAAAGTACGTCACCCGGATCTACGGCGAGCAGGATGTCGGCGGCACCTCGATGCTGTACCTCAGTCCGGTGCCCTTCGAAGAGCTGGGGTTCGATTCGCGGCTGGGGAAGATTCCCATGCCCATGCTCACGATGAGCGCCCTATCCAAGGTTCCCAACGTGCTGTCCGTCGGGGGCGTCCTCCTGGCGGGCATCTGGTGGATCACCAACCGCCGCACCGAAGTCCAGGCCCATGAGTCCGCCCTGAAGCAGGGGAAGACCCAGCCCCAGGAGGACGACGAATGA